In Thunnus thynnus chromosome 17, fThuThy2.1, whole genome shotgun sequence, the genomic window ataatttgTAGTATATTATacttacatgaacacacatcaccatgCATCTATTTTTGCTGCTAACATGGTTAAAAATAGTATATAAAAGTAGTCAGAGGTCACAGACAGTTGTAATTAACATGAGACTTTATTGGTAAGTGCTACATGTTGTTGATTGTCCAAGTCAGAGGATCAACTGCAGGGAGGTCGGGTGTAATCAGGTCAGGCCAGTGGGGTCGGTGGGATCCAGTTGGATGTAATTTCCTGGTTTCTGAGTGGCCAGTTTACTCATACAGCCAGTGCTGGGCGCATGGGGTGTAGGCGACAAACTCCTCGGCCTTGAACCACAGGTCGATCTCTCTCTTGGCGTTCTCCAGGGTGTCGCTGCCGTGGATGATGTTCCTGAGAAAACAAGAGAGGTGATtgtcaaaagtaaaaacacatacattttaaagaaCCATGCTGGTGACTTTGTATCTTCAAGCCTGTTAACTACACTTTACTCAATGTCCCAAAACATCCGTCAGTTAGttttagattgatttccttCCTCCAGTTCATTTATGAGAAAATCAACCACTTTATTTACCTACTTTTATACTTAATTTTAACCAAAATTCTTATAATTTTGACCAAAAGACAATTCTGGACTTAcagtcatttttaatcaaaaacacataattttgACTTTGATTAGTAtgttataatttataatttggaCTTTGTAACTTTTTGACTTTGTGAGACCCTGAATCTCATAATTGCGACATTTAAAGTTAGATTATTTAGTATttcataatttaaatttttaagtCAAACTTGTGCCTCCCTATCTCATAATTGTGTTACTTCAAAATTTTGAAGtaatttttagtcattttgatTTACCTACTAGGtcaaaattataataatttcaACTATTGACTTGGTTGATCTCATAAATTTTGAcatataattcatattttttacttACTGTCTCATAGTTTTGACTTACCAggaacagttttatttttggaaGTCCGTTTATTGTTTGTACGGAATTATAGGGCATGTGCATTGGTATTGATTGCGCAAGATCACATGATCAAATTCAAAGTGTTTCACTCAAAACGTTTTTGCTTGAAGGTAATACATCAATCCTTCCTacggtttgggttaaaatgattaggtttagacacaaaaaccactggttagggttagagaaaggttatagtttgggttaaaacagtaaaatcccTGACGTGACAGTAAAAAATGTCCCATTTAACGACACTAAAATGCCCGACATGACGGTCAAATTGTCCGGTTAGTGGTCTACAAGTGGTCTAAATTCCGGAAACCCATTTCGTACCAATAGAACAAACTAATATCGGCATGGAGAACCAGTCTGGaccaacagcctgtggactacTGGCAGGGAATCGTCCGTGTCAATAGTCAGTAAATTATTGCACCGGTTCCATATCTGTAGCCGatgcctttattttttttatcattcattaCATCTCATCTCTTCACCTGGTGGTCCTTCCATCACAAAAAGGTAATACATCAGTCAATATTTAGTGGGCTATTTTTATCAAAGCTATGTTATTGTCAATGGTTAATGTACTTCCAATTGTGGATGAATTAATACTTAATAGGAATACATCTGTCATTGCCAGGAGCTATTAGACCAGCAGCTGATCCCTACTCAcgagtatataaagtagttataTTTagtaatatatttatatttagctTCACCTGGACTacctacaacagtaaaataaaagcGTCACAATAAACACCTCAACTTTATTGCTCTTACTTCAGTACATTAAGCAAATATGTCCTGAACCTCATTACACGGATGACACCTTATTTATCTGATTATATATTAtctaattatatattttattattattactactattataaCTAtagatattattatttatctttttattctcttttgttTAGTTGTTCTGGCCATCCACCTACCTCTGTTCATATTCTGATTTAACCTAACTACATTACcgtttgtgtatgtatgaacaTGGCATGTTATGATATTTATTTTGGGGGATTTGATTGGTTCTTTAGTCATGGCGTCAGTCCCATGGTGTGTCTAGATTGGCGGCCAGAAGGAGCTTTGGCTTTATATTACGTGACCCCCAGATAAATGagtgtacatgtatgtatgacCGTATATGCTATATGTTGTATATATTAtgtctcaattttttttttaaatgtaaatgcttaaatttcacttttaatgcagtttgttatatatgttttattagcAGTTTTGCTTAAAAGACTAGAACCTAAATTCATCTTCACAGTTGGATTTAAGACTCAATATGTCAGATTTCAGAGTGGGCTGCTGGAGAAGAAATTACTAAACTAATGCTGATAATCGAATGAGGCTAAAATGTGTGCGTTAACGTCTCCTTACCTGCCGATGTTGATGCACAGGTCTCCACGGATGCTGCCGGGCTTGGAGTCAGCGGGGTTGGTCTCACCCATCATCATCCTGGCGAGCTTCACAATGTTCTGACCCTCCcaaacctgaaacacacacaaaaagacaccTGTCACTTGTGTGGTCAcaactctgccataaattctacatttacgaagtttatacatttttagtcACTGTTGACattcagaaaggtgataattctacttcatgtttattattgaggttgtagtgtgtactggtggtgtactggggtgcattatattgaatgatgttcctaatatttccccccctcatgtatgttaatggagtggacaaaatattaggaacacttttctaTAACGCACTTGGATCGCACTAGATTTGACAGGCGTTCCTAAACTACAGTAGCGGgatttcatgtatttttctccttctttactccagaCTTCTCAAATCTGTCACCTGTACAGAGTGGAGaacgtgaacaacacatggaaacaccttagcaaccaccttagcaaccaaggctacatgTGTAACTAGCCGACGTTAGCttgtcagcaaggtagaaaaaaacgttgcaaacaaagcattgaGATCAGGTTGAGGCCCTGACTTTCGACTTGCAGGCAACATTTCTACATgtttacctcaagttttggatctttgaccatgtttaacatccgataTCAGAGCagcatataaataacagaaaacgcagcagaaaaagcagaatatgtcccattgaaacaaacagaattgttggggactattttcagtggcggatgaatccacatttggtccTCTCATGAGGATtcctggcagcaggacggtatGTGTGGGATTGAgccaaaataaactacagtgtgtgttcatggtgatgacaGAActtgtcacccagtgcagcagtgtggctcgttgatgtgtttttaatagtttttggaatAGGTTTTTATTATCTGACTGTCCTGTAAGAGGTCAGGAGTGTCACCTCTGAGTAGGTGTGTGCGATCGCCTGCTCCATAAAAGGAGAACAACCTTGAAAACAAGAGGGTGTGAAGAGAGAGAATGTTGACAGCTGGATGAGAGAGCAAAGacggaaacacagagagagtgCTGATGAAATGGAAAGACTGATAAAAAAGATATCTGACTGACAGAAGACGAGTGCCAGAGATGAGCagaatgtgtgtttgagtgtgtgtgtttgagtgtcatGTATTCAGTGTTGCCAGATGGGAAATGTAAAAGTATCATACCAGACGTTTAAAGTTATCGTATTTCAAGCAAAATTATCGTTATACTAGTCATAACCAAAAGAACAAATAGGggtaaatgtgtaatttcataAAACACTGCCTACAAATCTAGCcccattgtttaaaaaaataaaaaactgctGATGTATTCATTCCTATATGTTTGTTGGCGATTCTTCCCTTTTTGACTGTTCCAACAGCAACTCCTCTTTGCCTCTCGCCTGTCCTCACCTTTCCTCAGTTTTTAAACGTTAGGATTTGGTTTTAAGATTAGTATGTGCGATGTGTGCGTTACCATGGCGAGGATGGGTCCAGAGGACATGTATTTGCAGAGTCCACCGTAGAAGGGCATGTCCTTCAGGTCCAGGTAGTGATTCTTCATGTGGTCCTCAGAGGCCTGCACACACAATTAACAAAGTTTTATCAAACATACAGTGAAGTTCTCACTTATTGGTCAAATAACAGACAGTCTTGTGctctaaatatataatattaacatcctatcacattttaaatgaggTTTTCTTGATCAGATAGAACCATCTAattctgaaaacacatttttcagttgTAATTTTAAGTTTCTATCTGCTAAAGCTTTACAGAAAGCTTTCCAATTTTTTGTGAAAAAGTCTGACAGTTTACTTTGTTGTaaactaaacaaaataatttggtTTTCACTGACAGATTTTAATAGATAATACAGTTCATAAAGTTTTACCAACAGCAATATTCAAGACAATTAGAAAGCTCAAAAATGTTTCTCCGTTAATTCGCTGATATTTTCTTTAGTCATTCTTTTTCTGCAAACAaatttactttttgtttctgtctggaCAAATTGTggtctctgtcagtgtctgacCTCTGAATGTTTCTCTGTCAtcactgtgtctgctgcaggactccGGTTATAAcgtttaacacacacaaacccagttAGCAACAGGTAGAGTTAGCATCAGCAGCTAGCAGCTTGAATGTATATTCTTACGTATTCACATTTTTGGCTTTcattgctgttttcttttaaatagTCAGAGTAACTTAAGTCACTAATAATAACATTAGTTATTGCTAACTAAAATTAGCATGAGGTCTGTAATCGAAATTAGCAGGCTAGCTGACTAGCATGGTAGATAAAGGTAAAAGTCCACTTTTCACTGAgttcaaacaagataaaaatgaCTAactcagttggtgtttgtatcAGTGTCATTCATAATGACATACATGTCATAAAATAAGTAGTTACATAAAACcagttttaatgtttcaaaaCTTCAGATTAATTTACTCTCCAATCACTGATTGCTACTTTACATTTGGAACCTTATAGAACAAAGTTAGGGAACGCTTTGGAGTCAgaaccttttcttttctcaaaatTTAAGGGCAACAAggcataaaacaaaacaacacaacacaaaatgttAATAGCTTGTAAGAATTTAGTTTCATCTTTGTCACGAACTATTTTTTGAGTTcatgaaatgtaaagttcagtttatATCAACTCTGATGAATCTGAATCTCAGCTGGAGCTGATCCTCGCTGGTGTGATCTGCATGTAGATTGTTAATCCTCAAAAATAGAAGAGGTCAGGTAACTGTGGGATCAACACCAGTAAAGTATGTGTGATAGTGACAGCAGTATCAGTCCTTCAGTTCAGCTGCAGCATTCAACAGTTCAGCAGCTGTCAACAATTCAGCAGCTTTCATCTCCTCCCACAAATCTAAAACccactgtgttgtgtgtgtattctttCTTTGAAAGGATCACTGTCAGGCTTTGAGAGTGTAAAGTCTTTAGAAcgtattaaaaagtcttaaatttccTGTCCAAAGGTCTTGAATATCGTCTCTTTCCTGCTGCAGACagtaacattacattttttttgtatgcatCTGCAGCTGTCGAGCTGTCATGTGACTAGTCGTCGTGTCGTGAGGTATATCTAATATCTAAAACACactacagtacatttacattgtgatcatgtaaaaatattttgaaacaaGTTTAAATTTTTGATAAACCTTTTCTGAAATAATCTGCTTACTAAAAGCAGATAGTCCATTCGCAAATGTgccattttttaaagtttttctaCAGGTTAAACATAAATTAGCCTATATTTATACTTCTCTGCACAGTTAATGTTCGTTACACATGAAATAGAAATACCTATATGACCTTTTAAAACTCAAGCATGTCATGCATTGGATACTTCGATTTGATAGTTTGAAAGACTTTATTTTTAGGCCTCGGGCATCTTTAGTGCTTATTCAGTATATTCTAATTTCTTAAATatgtccctttttaaaaaagcaaggtgttgtttttattttgcatcaAGGCCTATTGATCCCCCTCTTTGTCCTGTGTTTTAATTCCTGATGTCGTCATGGTTACCTGCATGAATTTGGCAGCAACCAGCCTGAAGCCTCTGTGCTCGAAACGCTTGATGATCTCGCCACACAGGCCTCTCTGGACGCCATCGGGCTTCACGGCAATGAAGGTACGCTCCATGTCTGCTCAAAGAAGGCTACAGAAACAAcaccaaagaaaaacagaagagaaagtTGTTATTTTTAATCAGCCTCCAAAATTAAGAATGGAAATGTGTGGAAGTTTGTTGTTTGAGGTTcaagtttttgtgttttctacaatcaaaaataaaataacccaGTTGAAGGCATTTCTGTCAGAGTACTGCATCCTAAATCAACACCAGTCTGGTTTTACTCCATATTTATAAATTTATCAATGCATCAAGGTAGGAACGGCCTAATCTGAATTCCTGCAGGTCACCAGCGGAGCGCCACAGGGATCCATTTTGGGTCCCGTCCTGTTCAGCATTTATATAAATCAGATTGTCTCTTCTGTGTCTGATTGTAAAATTCGTCTTAATGCAGATGATACTGTactatacagtacagtactatACAAGTActtaataaaacagtaaaaactaaaTTCATGTTACTCTCCAGATCCAAACATTCTGTTCAACCTCTGTCTGAGGAGGCAACAAGTTGGGTCACCTCTGAAACAATTTGGATTTGAGTTGAAGGTTAGCACCAGGTGAGCCTGTGTTGGTGGTCACCAACACAGGCTCACCTGGTGGAGAGGAGATTTATGAGAAGCTCAGAGAGCTGGAAGATGAGATATTTTTTGGTCActtcaaataacaaaaagaagttgcagaaagagaagaaagtttCTGCTACAGCCTCATGTTGGAAATGTCACATTACATTTCAAGAGTAGAATGTAGACTGAAGCAGCTCATTGTCATCATTCCAGCATGTGTTTTCATTAAGAGGGTAATATTAAATTACCTACTAATTAAAGAGACTCTATGAAGCTGGAGTTCATTCTGCTGAAGCAGTGAATGTGAAATCAAATCTGCTGCTGAGTTTGGACGGCATTTCCTTCTCTCTCAGCTCCTATCTCAGCAATGCCTCCTCATAATTTTGGACAAAGCTTCAGCGTGATCAGCTGGCCTGCTTTCTAATTTTACTGCCTGTTGGTAGCTGGTCATGGGAGGCTGATGTCAACTGGCAGCAGGTGGCACTGGCAGGAATTTGCTTCTTTTACGCTTTCTCAGCAGGGCTGAGAGACACCTTCTAGAAACAGCTGAGTCCAGGGTCTGTGTTGGGTCATCTGTTCACAGCAGATAACTTTATACACTCAGAAACTTCAGTTATGATGTTTCTGACTCCCCAAATGATGGGGACAAAAGGAACGAGAATTCCTCAACAAGATTCATGTCCATGATTTTAAAACTGGCAGCTCATTCAAGCAAACCAGCTCAGTTTAACAAGAAGGAACCAATCAGGACTGATCTGGGGGGTAGGAGAGTCTGAGAGGGCTAGAACAGCTGTTTTGAAGCACATGGCACTCTGACAAATCAGAACCAAAAGTTCCTGCAGACCTTCCAAATAATATTCACAATTTCAAGTCTTTCACCTCAAATAACTAATGTGATTTGTCTCAATTTTTGGCAGTAACTTGATTTCTGTTGATTGAGATACAGATTCTATGACCATGTAGACTCCTAACCTGGTGTTTTTTTAAGTGTGCATATGTTCATATCACAAAGCAAAGACAGATATTTGACAGAAGCATGGAGACAATGATCTCTGCCTCAAGCTGATATATCACATTAAAACCCCTTAacatgttttcccttttttgtgtaaaaatccAGAAATTACATTTCCAAACTAAACACTTTTCTCTTCTGCATAGTCCCTTTTTGGATTCCAAATATGTTGTAGTGGCGAAAATTAAGGTTAATAAGCTTCAGAACATTTTGAACTTGAAATgatgttcagaaatattttcaAAGCCCGTGGCTTTCGGCCTTTTGTAAACCTGTGGGAAAACTGaatgagaaattgtgaatgtgTATATCTCAATAAAATTTGTGAGCAAATTATGTGATTAAAAATTGTGTCCCTGCTTTCAGCTTTAAAGTCAGAGCTGAAATTTGTCCTTGTAACTTAAATGCATGTCTTTGTCAAAGTTTTCTGCTTTGAATCTGCactcagatattcagtttctcAGAGTTCTGGTGTAACTTTTCAAATTTTATAGCAAATACAAATCTTTTCTTCACATTCACAGCCTTTAATGTCTCATGCTGAATTTTATTTGTAGGTTTACAAACGGTGAAGAGTTTGATATTATTTCTGAACATTGTTTCACAAGTGCAATATGTTTCTGACCCTTATTTTAGCCCGTTgaactgcagctttaaattggTTCAGTGTAATTGCAAACACAGTTGGTTTTTAGGGTAAAATGAATGATTAGTGTGTGATCATGGGACCAACTTAATGCCCTTGTCGGACATGTATACCCAGTATGCCTTGTGTTTCAACGACGCAAACCGATTGGCTAGGTTTAGGCATGGGGTGTGAGATGGGTGGGGTTAGGGTAAAAATATCAGGgacagagccaatcagaggcagagtaggggtGCGTCTTCACGGAAGGCACACTGGGTATGCATGCCTGACACGGCCATTTCTGCACACTCAcagactgtctgtctgcagctgtctgcagcCGTCCAGCATGTCAGTGCAGCAAAAGCACATGTGCTGCCTGCAGgacaacacatgcacataatgCACGCAGGAAAATGAGCAACGCTGACTGTCAAAAAACATTTAGTAACTGAGACACCACAGAGACGCTATTGGCTaattttgtgggtttttttgatTATATTTCAAGTTTTcctattaaataatttaaaaagtgacAAGAGCAGTGGACAATTACACAAAAATACTTGCTttgcttgtgagtgtgtgttgataTCTACCTTGGTTTTGGGAGTTGAGGAGAACTTGTGAAGACCGGCTGCGGGGATGCAATCACCGAGGCCGAACAGCCAAAGAGGAGCTCTATTTAAAGGGTTCactgcgggggggggggggggtggagccAAAAATATAAGTCTGTGCGTGTTGTTTgggggcgtgtgtgtgtgcgtacaggATGACTGGATGAATCTGTGTCAACAGATCGGCGCAGTCCTCCactgtgtgtgcgcatgcatgtatgtatttttgtgagGACCTGTTTAAGTTTTAGACCTTGAGAGTGCTCTTGGACAATTTTGGCAAAGTAAGACACTGTTGAAAATTgaagatatttttgtaaaagccaaaagtcaaaaatatttttgctttccaaaaatgtttgtaCTTTTCATAAATATCTCTACTTTCCATAAATTTcataaattttctttttcaaaaactttcctcactttctaaaaatgtcctaATATTCACAATTATTTCCTAACTTTCTATAAATTTCATtgcttttcaaaaatgtcatttttttcaagtcaGAACAGTTGGGTATATGTTATGTTACCCAAATACTCATCacaaagggttagggttagggttagagtaaAATTGAGATACTTCGTCCAAATTTTGACCTTCTGACTTTTGACTCAAtatgagtgtttttatttacatcatGCCCAGCTTTTCATCACAACTTAAGTAAAGAGGTCAACTAAGAATCTCAGAGAGCGTTGCTTCTGACTCTGTTCTCATGCAGCTGATGGCGGTTAAGTTAGAGGTTGAATCTTTGCAGAACTTGTTGATTCATAAATTGGAATTTGGATAAGCTCAGCAGTTGTGATGTTGCATTTTGTTCTGAATATCTCTAAATGAGCTCTGAACAGTTCTTTATGGAGttttctccatagcaacagacACTGAGGCTCATGGGAATTGATGGATGTATTATGAGAGTTTGATACCAAACCAAAAATGgtgcccattcagtccaatGACAATTGCTCGGCTGGTGCTTCCGTGTTGTGCGGCTCACTGAATATGCACAATAGCGTTTCCTCCGCCAGCCCCACCTGCCAGTTCCCAgttggcccatagactttacattgtgatgatgtcacagatttttaaatcacttttcttgactcaaggaaagttttataaatataaaacctccatggatcaaaaattcataatagagagagtcataattgaccttgtttgcagtccATAGTTTTACCAACGTCTCTTTTACGATgatggtctatggggaaaatgctttttgggctacAGGgtattttttgctgcaataccacgagtgaccactgggaaaaattggctgcaaggctgagtggcggAGCCCTATctagctcttataatacatccatgcataCCACATACCAAACTGCTCACTTGAAAAAAATCTTCCTCACTTCTGAAAAAGGATGTTTTTGAAAAGCGAGGACGTTCCTTGaaaagtgaagacatttttggtAATTGACAtagttggtaaaaaaaaaaaaaagtttttggaAGGTGAGGACATTTCTTGGAAAAGTGATGACATTTATGGAGAACTTTTTCAAGCGGGGACTTAATATCACATAATTTTGATTTACAAggagtattttttatttcttcatacGCAACTTTTCATGTACTTATTTTGGGGAAAATTTACTTCATGACAAACTATGAGACACTGAGCTGAAACAACacaaagagtctacagccatgcaagCACTCTGTGACGCTGAGCTAAATGCTTACATCCACATgattcttcttctgcaatggttGAATGGCACCAACTGGAGAATTAGTGCCACCAACTTTTTATCTactaatattcacacaacaacAGAGGACGAAAAGCATTCACAACATTTTACTTTGCATATTTTCTGGAAATGCTGTTAAAATTTGTGCTAAATTTGAATGGAAACATTGGCTATTGTCTCGAGagacttattttaaaatgagagcCATATAAAAGTGGTAAATATATGTGATATCATGCTAGcagactgaggctaaagctaacAGGTCCCATgtaaaatgtcagcatgctCACAGTGGTCTTCACACCCATTGAAGAAAACTGAATTCAAGGACCAGTATggaggatttagtggcatctagtggtgaggttgcagattgcaaccaactgaatacccctccccctggAGAACCTGGCCGTGAAACTCGCGTGAAAGTCCCTCTCTAAAGCCAGTATTTGGTTtttccattctgggctactgtaggaacatggtggtgcaacatggcggctcCATGGAAGAAgacccgctccctctgtagatataaatggctcattctaaggtaacagaaacacaattcttatttttaggtgattatacactaattaaaacatacttatgaatattatattccatttctgccaagtccgttccgctagatgacactaaattctacacactgcacctttaaacatgacaaaatacTTCTGAAGCAGTGCAAAATTActaaaaacatttacttaatCACTGCACTTCAGTACAATTCTGACATACTTCATagtttttactccactatatttgtGTCAGCTTgtgttactttgcagattaaaaatgtaaaatccttCAGTGAGCAGTTAAAACACAACGCATTGATTATAAAGTAGATAAAACCACCTAACAGTATTTAAAAAGGCTCAAATTAGCTAAGTTTCATCTTAAAATGCAGCCCTTTTACCTTTATACTTTTAATATTACACCTTTTGTGTACAATTGGTTTATCTCAAAATTACAGCTTTATTCTTATACCATTAAAACTTTCTACTTTCTACTAAAATGATTTATCtcttt contains:
- the LOC137200778 gene encoding nucleoside diphosphate kinase B-like produces the protein MERTFIAVKPDGVQRGLCGEIIKRFEHRGFRLVAAKFMQASEDHMKNHYLDLKDMPFYGGLCKYMSSGPILAMVWEGQNIVKLARMMMGETNPADSKPGSIRGDLCINIGRNIIHGSDTLENAKREIDLWFKAEEFVAYTPCAQHWLYE